A stretch of the Oncorhynchus clarkii lewisi isolate Uvic-CL-2024 chromosome 9, UVic_Ocla_1.0, whole genome shotgun sequence genome encodes the following:
- the LOC139415822 gene encoding zinc finger protein 892-like, whose translation MSKLQLLSVFLNDRLTPADVDIFGAVEKTVAEYQEENALLRRLLRITPEIKLCRTVPPDSLQLSVSEDEVPPEQQHCEQEWSPSLGQEDPEPTQIKEEQEEVRTSQEEEQLQGLVDTKDSIFTPSCVKSECDLENPCQETILAEHPTLSPLKTSKLQLLSVLLNQCLTSSAAVEIFGAIEKTIAEYQEENDLLRRLLRRTPEIQLCRIDSLQLSVSEEEVPPEQQHCEQEWSPSLGQKNPETKQIKEEQEEVRTSQEEEQLQGLFVTKDSIVSSSCVKSECDQEDPLWSLTLPQTQTVENRERDSKPVDLTPFVTVTHLNGLDLPDNDSNASRRSSAVSSYPVGLDSSSPLDPSPPLDPSPPLKKHCSKPNTTARKTHHCRDCGESFALKADLQKHVTLTKKRPSECVFCNEHYKSTCKLKAHVRLCHGVKPFTCPVCGKAFKLKKYLSRHIRMHTGERSFICGDCGKSFYRKENLTMHIRTHTGEKLFSCGDCGKSFSIKNNLTMHKLIHTGEKPFSCGYCGKSFSQKGDLGRHIRTHTGEKPFSCGDCGKSFSQKVVLGRHIRTHTGEKPFSCGDCGNRFSVKRNLIKHKRIHTGEKQHGCSVCDKIFTQKTNLLRHVKNNHKESK comes from the exons tccctccagacTCCCTGCAGCTCTCTGTCTCCGAAGACGAGGTTCCCCCTGAGCAGCAGCACTGTGAGCAGGAGTGGAGCCCCAGTCTGGGGCAGGAGGACCCAGAGCCCAcacagattaaagaggaacaggaggaagtcaggaccagtcaggaggaagagcagcttcaaGGGCTCGTTGATACCAAAGACTCCATATTCACTCCTTCCTGTGTGAAAAGTGAATGTGATCTGGAGAACCCATGTCAAGAAACCATATTAGCTGAACACCCAACTCTCAGTCCACTGAAAACGTCTAAACTACAGTTGTTGAGTGTGTTGTTAAATCAATGTTTAACATCGTCTGCTGCTGTGGAGATTTTTGGTGCGATTGAGAAAACAATAGCAGAGTACCAGGAGGAGAATGATCTGCTACGGAGACTGCTGCGGAGGACACCAGAGATACAACTATGTAGAATAG actccctgcagctctctgtctctgaagaGGAGGTTCCCCCTGAGCAGCAGCACTGTGAGCAGGAGTGGAGCCCCAGTCTGGGACAGAAGAACCCAGAGACCAAacagattaaagaggaacaggaggaagtcaggaccagtcaggaggaagagcagcttcaaGGGCTTTTTGTTACCAAAGACTCCATAGTCTCTTCTTCCTGTGTGAAAAGTGAATGTGATCAAGAGGACCCCCTTTGGTCCTTGACTCTTCCCCAAACCCAGActgtagagaacagagagagagactctaaaCCAGTGGATCTCACACCTTTTGTCACTGTGACCCACTTAAATGGTCTTGACCTTCCAGATAATGACAGCAATGCCTCCAGACGCAGCTCAGCCGTAAGCAGCTACCCAGTAGGACTTGACAGCAGCTCACCATTAGATCCCAGCCCACCATTGGATCCCAGTCCACCATTGAAGAAACACTGTTCCAAACCCAACACCACAGCTAGAAAAACTCACCACTGCCGTGACTGTGGTGAATCTTTTGCTCTGAAAGCTGATCTGCAGAAGCATGTGACTCTCACCAAGAAGAGACCCAGTGAATGTGTCTTCTGCAATGAACATTACAAATCCACCTGTAAACTGAAGGCCCACGTCCGACTCTGTCACGGTGTGAAACCTTTCACCTGTCCTGTTTGTGGCAAGGCCTTCAAACTAAAGAAATATCTGTCCAGACACATCCGGATGCACACAGGAGAGAGATCATTTATCTGTGGCGACTGTGGGAAGAGCTTCTATCGCAAGGAGAACCTAACTATGCATATACGgactcacacaggggagaaattaTTCAGCTGTGGTGACTGCGGGAAAAGCTTCAGTATCAAGAATAACCTAACCATGCATAAActgattcacacaggagagaaaccatttagtTGTGGTtactgtgggaagagcttcagtcAGAAGGGGGACCTAGGGAG ACACATACGGACTCACACGGGAGAGAAACCGTTTAGCTGTGGcgactgtgggaaaagcttcagtCAGAAAGTGGTCCTGGGGAGACACATacggactcacacaggagagaaaccgtttAGCTGTGGCGACTGTGGGAACAGATTTAGTGTCAAGAGAAATTTAATCAAACACAAAcggattcacacaggagagaaacaacatgGCTGCTCAGTCTGTGATAAAATATTCACTCAGAAGACTAATCTGTTGAGGCATGTCAAAAACAACCACAAAGAAAGTAAAtga